The Rhineura floridana isolate rRhiFlo1 chromosome 15, rRhiFlo1.hap2, whole genome shotgun sequence genome window below encodes:
- the LOC133370705 gene encoding gap junction beta-5 protein-like, with protein sequence MNWGGFQGLLSGVNKYSTAFGRIWLSVVFIFRLLVYIVAAEKVWGDDQKDFDCNTRQPGCPNVCYDLYFPISHIRLWALQLIMVTCPSLLVIMHVAYLEAKLQKHREKDGADYALRYPPGKKRGGLWWTYLFSLIVKASVDIIFLFIFYRVYPNYTLPLVVKCSLDPCPNAVDCYIAKPTEKNIFTLFMIITACVCVLLSLVEAFYLMGKRCKEHIQARSAGHRRQDSEVLFLKRDPSSLPPNKQDPNEVGIQVFHGADYKPSAFNFTGCPPQTALTSKAAPS encoded by the coding sequence ATGAACTGGGGGGGCTTTCAAGGACTCCTGAGCGGGGTGAACAAATACTCCACAGCCTTTGGACGTATCTGGCTCTCAGTGGTCTTCATCTTCCGGCTGCTAGTCTACATAGTGGCAGCTGAGAAAGTTTGGGGAGATGACCAAAAGGACTTTGACTGTAACACTAGGCAACCAGGCTGCCCCAACGTCTGCTATGACCTTTACTTCCCAATCTCTCACATCCGCCTCTGGGCCCTACAACTCATCATGGTTACTTGTCCTTCCTTGCTGGTAATCATGCATGTTGCCTACCTGGAAGCCAAACTACAGAAGCATAGGGAGAAGGATGGAGCAGACTATGCTCTGCGGTATCCTCCAGGCAAGAAGCGTGGGGGCTTGTGGTGGACCTACCTCTTCAGCCTCATTGTCAAGGCCTCTGTGGACATTATATTCCTCTTTATCTTTTATCGTGTGTACCCGAACTACACCCTTCCCCTTGTTGTGAAATGTTCCCTCGACCCTTGTCCCAACGCTGTCGACTGCTACATCGCTAAGCCCACAGAGAAGAACATCTTCACCCTTTTCATGATCATCACAGCCTGCGTTTGCGTCCTCCTCAGCCTCGTTGAAGCTTTCTATCTTATGGGGAAAAGATGTAAGGAGCACATTCAGGCCAGAAGTGCAGGCCACAGGAGGCAGGACAGTGAAGTACTCTTCCTGAAAAGAgacccttcctccctgccccccaataAACAGGACCCAAATGAAGTGGGCATACAAGTGTTCCATGGTGCAGATTATAAACCTTCTGCTTTCAACTTCACAGGCTGCCCACCTCAGACAGCTCtaacttcaaaagcagcaccatcATAA